A window of Metabacillus sp. B2-18 contains these coding sequences:
- a CDS encoding peptidylprolyl isomerase, producing the protein MKKIAIVLAAATSILALSACNNNADSEVVVETKAGNITKDEFYDAMKARFGADVLTELVHEKVLSEKYEVTDEEVQSEFDNLKTQYGAQFESVVQTQGEDVVKQMVKVDLLRKKAAEAEAEVTDEDIKAYYDTLEGQIRASHILVADEATAKEVKEKLDAGESFEDLAKEYSTDPGSAQNGGDLGWFGEGAMVKEFQDAAFKLKEGEVSAPVKSDYGFHIIKVTETVKPLEEMKESLKEEVRNQKIQQPDTIQNALDKAIEESNVEVKDEDLKDTFKAAEEPAEKEEETKE; encoded by the coding sequence ATGAAAAAGATCGCAATTGTATTAGCAGCAGCAACTAGCATACTTGCACTAAGTGCTTGCAACAATAATGCTGACTCTGAAGTTGTTGTAGAAACAAAAGCTGGTAATATTACGAAGGACGAATTCTACGATGCAATGAAGGCTCGTTTCGGTGCAGATGTGTTAACAGAGCTCGTTCATGAAAAAGTATTAAGTGAAAAATATGAAGTAACGGATGAAGAAGTTCAAAGTGAATTTGATAACTTAAAAACACAATACGGTGCTCAATTTGAAAGTGTTGTCCAAACTCAAGGTGAAGATGTTGTAAAACAAATGGTCAAAGTGGATCTGCTTAGAAAGAAAGCAGCTGAAGCTGAAGCCGAAGTTACAGATGAAGATATTAAGGCTTACTACGATACACTGGAAGGTCAAATTAGAGCAAGCCATATTTTAGTTGCAGATGAAGCAACGGCAAAAGAAGTAAAGGAAAAATTAGATGCGGGTGAATCATTTGAAGATCTTGCAAAAGAATACTCTACAGATCCTGGTTCAGCTCAAAACGGTGGAGATCTTGGATGGTTTGGTGAAGGTGCAATGGTTAAAGAATTCCAGGATGCAGCCTTTAAATTAAAAGAAGGTGAAGTAAGTGCACCTGTTAAGTCAGATTATGGTTTCCACATCATCAAAGTAACAGAAACAGTGAAACCACTTGAAGAAATGAAAGAATCCTTAAAAGAAGAAGTACGCAACCAAAAAATCCAACAACCTGATACAATTCAAAATGCGTTAGACAAAGCAATTGAAGAATCAAATGTAGAAGTGAAGGATGAAGATTTAAAGGATACTTTTAAAGCAGCAGAAGAACCAGCAGAAAAAGAAGAAGAAACAAAAGAATAA
- the yhaM gene encoding 3'-5' exoribonuclease YhaM: MGKGILHYDVGEQVEVHLLIKTSTKGIASNGKAFLTLILQDTSGEIEAKLWDASQDDEVLYSPQSIVKVLGDIHHYRGRNQLKIRKIRPKHDEEQIEISDLLETAPIAKEVMNEKITQYIFEMKNSNIQRITRYLLKKHGAAFIEYPAATKNHHEFVSGLAYHVVSMLDLAKSIAALYPSLDTDLLYAGVILHDLGKVTELSGPVSTTYTVEGNLIGHISIMVNEIAKAAEHLQIEGEEVVVLQHLVLSHHGKAEWGSPKPPMIKEAEILHYIDNLDAKMNMMDRALERVKPGEYTERVFALDNRSFYKPTFHK, from the coding sequence ATGGGAAAAGGGATTTTGCATTATGACGTTGGAGAACAAGTTGAAGTACACCTACTAATCAAAACTTCCACTAAAGGAATTGCAAGCAATGGTAAAGCTTTTTTAACTTTAATTTTACAAGACACATCAGGGGAAATAGAAGCAAAGCTTTGGGATGCATCACAGGATGATGAAGTCCTCTATTCCCCGCAAAGCATTGTCAAAGTATTAGGAGATATTCATCATTATCGTGGACGAAATCAGTTGAAAATTCGCAAGATCCGTCCGAAGCATGACGAAGAGCAAATTGAGATTTCAGATCTTCTCGAAACTGCACCTATAGCAAAAGAAGTGATGAATGAGAAGATTACACAATACATTTTTGAAATGAAAAACTCAAATATCCAACGTATTACAAGATATTTATTGAAAAAGCACGGTGCTGCTTTTATTGAATATCCAGCAGCGACAAAAAACCACCACGAGTTTGTATCTGGTTTAGCCTATCATGTTGTTTCAATGCTTGATTTGGCAAAATCAATAGCTGCTTTATATCCTAGTCTAGATACAGATCTTCTTTATGCTGGAGTTATTCTACATGATTTAGGAAAGGTTACTGAATTGTCTGGACCAGTTAGCACAACTTATACAGTTGAAGGAAACCTTATAGGTCATATATCCATTATGGTAAATGAAATTGCTAAAGCAGCTGAACACCTTCAAATCGAAGGGGAAGAAGTAGTAGTCCTACAGCACCTCGTTTTAAGTCATCATGGAAAGGCTGAATGGGGTAGTCCAAAACCACCTATGATCAAAGAAGCAGAAATTTTACATTATATTGATAATCTTGATGCAAAAATGAATATGATGGATCGTGCCCTTGAACGAGTTAAGCCAGGGGAATACACAGAAAGAGTATTTGCTCTTGATAACCGTTCCTTTTATAAGCCAACATTTCATAAATAA
- a CDS encoding YjcZ family sporulation protein, protein MSHGFTGNFALIVVLFILLIIIGASYL, encoded by the coding sequence ATGAGCCACGGTTTTACAGGAAACTTTGCTTTGATCGTTGTATTGTTCATCCTATTAATTATTATTGGAGCTTCTTACCTTTAA
- a CDS encoding sporulation YhaL family protein, producing MFVMPWWIYLCIIGILVSGYMAFKTARQDKQIDDTFIEQEGQVYLDRIEKERQKKRDLLTQQPELQDDQTAS from the coding sequence ATGTTTGTTATGCCGTGGTGGATTTATTTATGTATTATAGGGATTCTTGTAAGTGGATATATGGCGTTTAAAACAGCACGACAAGATAAACAAATTGATGATACGTTCATTGAACAGGAGGGTCAAGTGTATCTTGACCGTATTGAAAAGGAACGTCAGAAAAAAAGAGATCTATTAACACAGCAACCGGAGCTACAAGACGATCAAACAGCAAGCTAA
- a CDS encoding YjcZ family sporulation protein, with protein MSGAYTGGFALIVVLFILLIIVGAAWL; from the coding sequence ATGAGCGGTGCATATACAGGTGGATTCGCGTTAATCGTTGTATTGTTCATCTTGTTAATCATTGTTGGTGCAGCATGGTTATAA
- a CDS encoding YjcZ family sporulation protein, protein MSFGFSNNFALIVVLFILLIIIGASYL, encoded by the coding sequence ATGAGCTTTGGATTTTCAAATAACTTTGCTTTGATTGTTGTATTGTTCATTCTGTTGATCATCATTGGAGCTTCTTATCTTTAA
- a CDS encoding YjcZ family sporulation protein, whose protein sequence is MSFGYSNSFALIVVLFILLIIVGASYL, encoded by the coding sequence ATGAGCTTTGGTTATTCAAATAGCTTTGCTTTGATTGTTGTACTGTTCATTTTGTTAATCATCGTTGGAGCTTCTTACCTTTAA
- a CDS encoding IS3 family transposase (programmed frameshift): MSKKLFTEKEIKLLSKNPYVKSVSSKGITYSDEFKQHFVSEFSKGKLSRQIFEEAGFDVEIIGMQRIKSSSERWRNTYKTEGLLGLKDTRKNNSGRPRVKELSLEEKYARLEAKMNLVKAENELPKKDSYVRKGAEEVRLPSSQRYILIREVIEKYNLKHMVKFLCDVAGVSRSGYYNYFSAKSEEQRKRQEVRDEEAKALILKAFHFKGRKKGARQIKMTLAGQFQCVFNLKRVRRIMKKYNIFCPIRKANPYKRMMKATQEHRVVPNILNRQFKQGIPYNVLLTDITYMHYHNGQRAYLSVIKDGSTGEILAYHLSDRITMELATNTLHKLKKNRNYKKAKDALIHSDQGTHYTHPGFQKLVKKMGLRQSMSRRGNCWDNAPIESFFGHLKDEANIKPCKTLDELKREIDKYITYYNHHRYQWNLKKMTPVKYRDHLLQAA, encoded by the exons ATGAGTAAAAAGCTATTTACAGAAAAAGAAATCAAACTATTATCTAAAAACCCATATGTGAAATCGGTCAGTTCAAAGGGAATTACTTACTCGGATGAGTTTAAACAACATTTTGTATCTGAATTCAGTAAGGGGAAGCTTTCAAGACAAATCTTTGAAGAAGCTGGATTTGATGTTGAAATTATTGGCATGCAAAGAATTAAATCTTCTTCAGAGCGTTGGAGAAACACTTATAAAACTGAAGGCTTGTTGGGGCTTAAAGACACTAGGAAAAATAATTCTGGAAGACCGCGAGTAAAAGAACTGTCCCTTGAGGAGAAGTATGCAAGATTAGAAGCTAAGATGAATCTTGTAAAGGCAGAAAATGAACTCC CTAAAAAAGATTCGTATGTTAGAAAGGGGGCTGAAGAAGTAAGGCTTCCTTCTAGTCAGAGGTACATTCTTATTCGTGAGGTTATTGAAAAATACAACCTAAAACACATGGTGAAATTCCTTTGTGACGTTGCCGGGGTGTCACGAAGTGGTTACTATAATTATTTCTCAGCTAAGTCCGAAGAACAAAGGAAACGTCAGGAAGTGAGGGATGAAGAAGCTAAAGCATTAATTTTAAAAGCCTTCCACTTTAAAGGTCGAAAGAAAGGGGCACGCCAAATTAAGATGACATTGGCGGGTCAATTTCAGTGTGTCTTTAATTTGAAACGTGTTCGCAGAATTATGAAGAAATACAATATTTTCTGTCCTATTAGAAAAGCTAACCCATATAAAAGAATGATGAAGGCAACCCAAGAACATCGCGTTGTGCCAAACATATTAAACCGCCAATTTAAGCAAGGGATTCCATATAACGTACTTCTTACTGACATCACTTATATGCATTACCATAATGGCCAAAGAGCTTATTTATCAGTAATTAAAGATGGATCAACAGGTGAAATTCTAGCTTATCATCTATCGGATCGTATCACCATGGAGTTAGCTACAAACACCTTGCACAAGTTAAAGAAGAACCGAAACTATAAGAAAGCTAAAGACGCTCTCATTCATTCAGATCAAGGAACTCACTACACCCATCCAGGATTCCAAAAGCTTGTGAAGAAAATGGGATTACGGCAATCTATGTCTAGACGGGGAAACTGTTGGGATAACGCACCAATAGAATCATTCTTTGGCCACCTTAAAGACGAAGCAAATATTAAGCCATGTAAAACTTTGGACGAACTAAAACGCGAAATAGACAAATACATCACTTACTATAACCATCATAGATATCAATGGAACCTAAAAAAGATGACCCCTGTAAAATACAGAGATCATCTTCTTCAGGCTGCTTAA